DNA from Plasmodium cynomolgi strain B DNA, chromosome 12, whole genome shotgun sequence:
AGAGCAAGGGGGAAGAGTACTACAGGGAAAATATGGCCACAAGGAGGAAACTAAAAAATTGCTGTAAACGGTGGAGTGACGATAAGAACAACAGAGACTTCTTTGTCAGccataaaaacgaaattgatgagaattctttttttaaaattttaaaaaaaacatggaacttgctattttttaatgaagaaaaaaatgggaaattacTTTATGGTGAAGGAGACCAAAATATGTATACCttgccaaattttttaattatagaCCCTCTCTCCAGCGGTGTGATCAGTCCCTTTGACACTGATCAGGTTGGGATGTCGCTCGATGAGGGGGAGGACGTCGGGTCTGAGCATGTGCAGGTGGATAATGGGGAAGACCATAAGGCGGACTGCCAAGCGGCTGAAAATAATGGAGACTGCGAAGCGGATGAAAATAATGCAGATTGCCAAACGGCTGAGAACAACGGGGACAACCCACTCGAGGGGGACCATCACCATTGCGCAGCTGGACAAACCTGGGGTGATGGCCTGGAGGAGGACGCACATTGGGACGCAGACCTTCGTGCCTCC
Protein-coding regions in this window:
- a CDS encoding hypothetical protein (putative), which translates into the protein MDCLNKFDANHLAAESKGEEYYRENMATRRKLKNCCKRWSDDKNNRDFFVSHKNEIDENSFFKILKKTWNLLFFNEEKNGKLLYGEGDQN